ACTTAGGTATTTAATTCCGTGATACTTCTGTTTGTGCTATGCATGCATACCCACTTTTATTTTGTCAATAACTTTAGTTATACCATGGAGATCTTGTAACTTGACATTACATCATCAGTGATTCAGTTAATCCAACCTTTTTGTGACTAGTTAGCAGCACTTTTATCCATGCAGAGGCGCTGCTTTTTGTATTGAGTCATATGAGAAGAATGAATAACCTAATAAGAGAAATAAAGGCACAAATTGTGTCTCAGTCTGGATTATTGATGACTATTGCAGTGGTGAATGGCTCTTCAAGTACAACGTTAAAATTTTCCAGCTTTTCGGATGGAAGGATGTCATCAATCAACGGGACTATACTTTGGTTGCAATCCATCCAGAATGCAGTTTGATTTTCTGTATTTTGAATCGTGAGAATATGCTACTATCATATGACATGGATCATGGGAAAGTTCACGTTATCCACAAACTCAAAGAAAAATTGTATGGATCTCCATACATTCCATATGTCCCCTTGTTCACCGAGTCATTGGCTGATAGATATGCTTCTCCCAAAGTAAATGCCAACAGCTATTTTCTTAAGGTGACACAGATGCCTTTCCAATTCTTGGATCTTGAGCTGTGACAAAATTAAACCATGGAGCAGCAACTTAGGTATTTCTTTTCATGATATTTCTGTTTGTGTTTTTTATGCATACCCACTTTTATTTTGTCAGTAACTTTACTTATACCATGGAGATCTTGTAACTTGACATTACATCATCAGTGATTCAGTTAATCCAACCTTTTTGTGACTAGTTATATATGTCGACACTTGTTAGCTGCACTTTCGTACATGCAGGGGCGCTGCTTTGTATTAAGTCATAagagaagaaataaataagAGAAATAAAGGCACAAGTCGTGTCTTAATCAAAATATTTGGTGTGTCTTAGTCAAAGTATTTATACTGCTCAATGCTTAATCCAACACAACCGTGGGTTAAAGACAGCTGTACTTAGAGAGAACTGTAGAAACTAAAAGCATTTCTGATTCTGTGCCGTCTTGGATACTGAATGTGAAGACTACAAAGGAATCATGCCCAGTAAATAAGGCTGCAATACTGGCTTCTTCAGATGAAAAAAGAGAACAAGATTGTTAGACGACATCTGACTTCAGGGTGGCGAGCTTAATCAGTAACCATGTAAGATGTAACATTGGAAGATACATAATGGCCAAGCATAGAACTACAGAATCTCTCCTAAAACTGCCTTCCAGTGTTCTCAGAAAAGTTTGTGTTAAAAGAAGTTGTTTAACAGAATGAATGAACATTAAGATTTAAGCCCAGCCTGTTAATTTGCTTGTAACAACATTTTCTATATTCAgttaaaaaacaacaacatttCCCATTCGAAACAGGCCACAAGCAATTAGTACCAGATGAATTGCACTGTTTTCGTCCAACGTGTTCACCATGAACAAACACATATGTTGATATGTAGCAGTGAAGGAACCTGATTTCACACATATTATCATTAGCCGACAAGCCATAGCTTACCAGGTCTTTGTCCTTAAATTGAcgcttctattttttttctccaaactGCAAATGGAAGGTCTAAATTTGAGCTGCGTGATAATCATCAAAACACTCTGCGAAGCTAACCGAACATGGGGAGTACCATTAGATACATAAACAACTACAGAAAACAGAAAGtacattagcaatttaaataACTACACTCGAAGAAATTAGCCAAGATTTGTCCATACTGAACCACCATTGCTCCAAGCATGAAAACACAAAGACATAACAACTCCAGTAACtagagaaaaggagaaacaaaACCAAGCCCTCTGCTTCATAGCATGAACAATCAACTATTCGAAGATCCACTTCTTATAAAGGGCAAAGGCACCAGCAGTCTCATAATGATGTCACGTGTGCAACGATGGTAACTCCGCATACAGCGGCACATATGGCAAATATGGCAGCTTGCGATGTTCGAGATTGATGATCACTTTGAATCGCCGACGATTCATATCATAGCACATGAAAGTGATGTCGTATGGTGCTTGCCCTGCAGTGAAGAAGATCAAGTTACATTCTGGATGAATCACGATCCAATGCAAGTCCCCATCCAAGCTAACATATCTCGTTCCGAATTGGTAAATTTCAACGCTATGCTTCAATGTCCATTCTTTGCTATCATAGTCCTCAAGAACATATACTACCAATCGAACATCAGCACCATGCGGCGACACGGTCGGGTCAGAAGCCCAAACGTGTGATGCCAGCCACGCTGCCGGCAAGGGCGGCCTTGCTGGTGGCCGGCAATGCGGCCCGCTCATCGGCAGCGGGAGTGGTGATGATGTAGCCGTACTCCTCGTCGGTTGCCTTTGCGGAGACTTCGAACCACCGgtagaggaggaggccgttgCAGCAGTCGAGGAGTTGGACATGCTGGGGGAAGGACTGGGAGGCGTTCCCGGAGATGGTGGTGAAGTGGAGAGTTGATTCTTCCTCAGCCTTGCCCATGGTGCTGAAGAAGCCGGTCAGGGATTGTCGGAGCTTCTTGCGGTGGTGGCGGTCGTAATTGAGGCCCAGCCAGCGCTTGGAGACACACTTGAAGCGGCAGAGCGAATTGGCCGGGACCCACGAGAGGATCTCGATGACGATGTCGCCGGTGAGCCTTTCTGCTTCTTCGGCTGTCGCCATCCTGCTGTGGgtaggagaagaagaggaggaagatctGGACAAACAGGGATGGAGTtagtgttggaaatatgcccagaagcaataataaattagttattatcatatttccttgttcttgataaatgtttattatccatgctataattgtattgacgggaaactaaatacatgtgtggataaataaacaaataccgtgttcCTAATGCGCCTCTacattagctcgttgattaaaagatggttaaggtctcctaaccatagacatgtgttgtcatttattaaCGAGGTCAtgtcattaggagaatgatgtgatggacagacccaaacctaagcatagcttttgatcgtgtcacttaagtttaaattgctaatgcttttattatgtcaagtatcatttccttagaccatgagatcatggcACTCCCTaataccggaagaatactttgtggacatcaaccgtcatctcgtaactgagtgatcataaaggtgttcttcaggtatgtcggaaggtgcttgttggattgtatggatcaagactggggtttgtcactccatgtgacaGAGAGATATCTCTAGGCCCTCTCaataatataacatcctaatgagttTGCAACCATGTGAaaaatgtgtttagtcacgggGATATTACATTGcggtacgagtaaagagaacttaccggtaacgagattgaactaggtatggtgataccgacgatcaaatctcgggcaagtaatatatcgcgagacaaagggaaattgataccggattaattgaatcctcgacatcatGGTTCAACCGATGGACATTCAGGTCCTGCTATGGGTTATTGATCGgagaggtgtctcggtcatgtccacgtgttctcgaacccgtagggtcacacacttaacgcttaatgtcgcTAGGGTTTGATGAGATAAAAGGAGGTGCCGTCGGTTTTGCACTAagattgatctcatcgaaagttccactacgccaacaacgatcccgtgatcgtaacactgtggtctacgagggtatgatgaTCATAATCCCTCTTGTTACTTACATCTAGTAGATAtgatcttgggtttcttccgcacttcttgtaagaatttttttgttttccatgcaacgaacccatgAGTGGTATCGGAGCTAGATATAGGCGTAGATGTTTTATACAAGTAGAACACAACTTGGTTGTGGACGTTGATGTTCATGTTGCTACCTCTTTTGTGCACTTCGGATTTTGTgggatagtgggatgaagcggctcggaccaaccttacttgtcatcgcacaagagaccggttccgcaattgacatgcaacttgtattgcatatgCGGCTGGCGGGATTTTGTgggatagtgggatgaagcggctcggaccaaccttacttgtcATCGCACAAGAGACCAGTTCCGCaatttgatgtatgagatgatcatgttttgtaatatttcatgACTTGCtgtcgatgagtttggcaaccggcaggagccgtatggttgtctcattaattatgtatgaccttcgtgtcaacattttaatcgccatgtaattgctttactttatcgctagtagtagcaatagttggtggaggcaactatacTTGTTGCCCGAGGACCTAGGCAACAggctggtgatgatggagatcatgctcatgctttggagatggagatcaaaggcacatgaagaaaagaccatatcatgtcacattatgtatgcatgtgatgtttatcccttttatgcatcttattttaCTTAGTTGACgacggtagcattataagatgatccctcattattaatatcaagataataatgtgttctctcttagtatgcaccgttgcgaaagttcgtcgttttgaagcaccacgtgatgatcgggtgttataaactctacgttcgcatacaacgggtgtaagccagttttacacatgcagaaatactttggttaacttgatgAGCCTGGCATGTATAAacatggcctcggaacacaaggaaccgaaaggttaaacatgagtcatatgaatgataTGATCAACATGTTGATGTTCaccattgaagctactccatctcacgtgatgatcggacttggtgtagtggatttggatcatgtgtcactaaacaacccaagggatgttgattttagtgggagttcattagtaatttgattagATTGAACTAATTATCATGAACATAGTCTAATTGTCTTTGCACATATGTTGTTGATCAATGGCTCGCACTAGTTTCAATTTTAATGCgttcctagagaaagataaattGAAGTCCAACGGAAGCAACTTTGAGGAATGGTTCCGCAATCTGAGGATTATCCTCACTACTGCTCAGAAGGATTATGTCCTTGATGCAACGCTTGG
This is a stretch of genomic DNA from Brachypodium distachyon strain Bd21 chromosome 1, Brachypodium_distachyon_v3.0, whole genome shotgun sequence. It encodes these proteins:
- the LOC104582103 gene encoding uncharacterized protein LOC104582103 translates to MATAEEAERLTGDIVIEILSWVPANSLCRFKCVSKRWLGLNYDRHHRKKLRQSLTGFFSTMGKAEEESTLHFTTISGNASQSFPQHVQLLDCCNGLLLYRWFEVSAKATDEEYGYIITTPAADERAALPATSKAALAGSVAGITRLGF